Proteins from a single region of Dasypus novemcinctus isolate mDasNov1 chromosome 16, mDasNov1.1.hap2, whole genome shotgun sequence:
- the LOC101438267 gene encoding olfactory receptor 13A1-like, giving the protein MRKSNQTMLAYFMLQGFPEHPELRLLLLGCFLSLYAIAITGNILIITVITCISSLRSPMYIFLFNLATMDVVCTSSVLPKVLVGLAFKENTISFQGCMAQLFFVVWSASSELLLLTVMAYDRYVAICRPLHYGTLMSPQLCVALALAVWVICALNSSVHTGLMTQLYFCGPNVITHFFCEIPPLLLLSCSPTYLNSIMTIIADAFYGFINFLLTLVSYGCIISSILRIRSAEGKRRAFSTCSSHLIVVSVYYSAVFCAYISPASSYSPERSKLAGVLYTVMSPTLNPLIYTLRNKDVKAALGKLFPFCRH; this is encoded by the coding sequence ATGAGGAAGTCCAACCAGACCATGTTGGCATATTTCATGCTCCAGGGGTTCCCGGAGCACCCAGAACTGCGGCTGCTGCTACTTGGCTGCTTCCTCTCCCTCTACGCAATTGCCATCACGGGCAACATTCTGATCATCACTGTCATCACCTGCATCTCCAGCCTCCGCAGCCCCATGTACATTTTCCTATTCAACCTGGCCACCATGGATGTTGTCTGCACCTCCTCTGTGTTGCCCAAGGTGCTGGTGGGCCTGGCCTTTAAGGAAAACACAATCTCATTTCAGGGATGCATGGCCCAGCTCTTCTTTGTTGTCTGGTCTGCATCTTCTGAGCTGCTGTTGCTCACAGTCATGGCCTATGACCGTTATGTGGCCATCTGCCGGCCACTGCACTATGGGACACTGATGAGCCCACAACTCTGCGTGGCACTGGCTTTGGCAGTCTGGGTCATCTGTGCTCTGAACTCCTCCGTCCACACTGGTCTGATGACACAGCTATACTTCTGTGGCCCCAATGTCATCACTCACTTTTTCTGTGAGATACCCCCACTGTTGCTGCTTTCCTGTAGTCCCACCTACTTGAACAGCATCATGACAATCATAGCCGATGCTTTCTATGGATTCATCAACTTCCTTCTCACCCTCGTGTCTTATGGCTGCATCATTTCCAGTATCCTACGCATCCGTTCAGCTGAAGGAAAGCGTCGggccttctccacctgctcctcccacctcaTCGTTGTCTCTGTCTATTACTCAGCTGTGTTTTGTGCTTATATCAGTCCAGCCTCCAGCTATAGCCCTGAGAGAAGCAAACTGGCTGGAGTGCTGTACACTGTTATGAGCCCCACCCTAAACCCTCTCATCTATACACTGAGGAACAAGGATGTCAAGGCAGCCCTAGGGAAGCTCTTCCCCTTTTGTAGACATTAA